The Streptomyces sp. NBC_00454 DNA segment CACGTGGCTGCCACCGACGTCCGCCCGAAGATCACGCTGGCCTGCGTGGAGTGCAAGGAGCGGAACTACATCACCAAGAAGAACCGGCGTAACAACCCGGACCGTCTTGAGATGAAGAAGCACTGCCCGCGTTGCAACTCGCACACCGCGCACCGCGAGACCCGCTGACCCCAGCGAAGTCTCGTTTAACAGGCACCGTCACGAGGTCGTCCCCTTCATTTGGGGGGCGGCCTCGTGTCGTTTCACTAGGAGGTAGTGGGTCATGGCGCTCGACCAGTCCTTCGTGGGGCGGAGCTACCCGCCCACCGATCCGTACGAGGTCGGCCGGGAGAAGATCCGCGAATTCGCGGTGGCGGTGGGTGACACCAATCCCGTCTACACCGACCCCGATGCCGCCAAGGCCTTCGGTCACCTGGACGTGATCGCCCCGCCGACCTTTGTGTTCGCCATCACTTTCGCGGCGGCGAGCCAGGTCGTCGAGGACCCGCAGTTGGGGCTGGACTACAGCCGCGTCGTGCACCGCGACCAGAACTTCGCGTACGCGCGGCCCGTGCGGGCCGGTGACCGGCTGACGGTGACCTCGACCATCGAGTCGGTGAAGGTGCTCGCGGGCAACGACATCATCGACATCCGCGGCGAGGTCCACGACGAGAACGGCGAGCACGTGGTGACGGCCTGGACCAAGCTCGTCTCCCGCGCCCCGGAGCCCGAGGCCGATCCCGCCACCGCCGCCACCGAGGAGGCCTGAGATGGCTGCGCAGATCCAGTACGACGAGGTCGAGGTCGGCACCGAGCTGCCGGCGGCCTCCTTCCCCGTGACGCGGGCCACGCTGGTCCAGTACGCGGGTGCGTCGGGTGACTTCAACCCGATCCACTGGAACGAGAAGTTCGCCACCGAGGTCGGACTGCCGGACGTGATCGCGCACGGCATGTTCACCATGGCCGAGGCGATCCGCGTGGTCACCGACTGGGTGGGCGACCCGGGCGCGGTCGTGGAGTACGGGGTGCGGTTCACGAAGCCGGTCGTCGTCCCGAACGACGGCCAGGGCGCGCTGATCGAGGTCACGGCCAAGGTCGCGGCGAAGCTCGACGACAACCGGGTCCGGGTCGACCTGACGGCGATGAGCGCCGGCCAGAAGGTCCTGGGGATGTCCCGCGCGGTGGTCGCGCTGGCGTAGCGGCTGGGCCCGTCGGTCTACGGGTCTGCGGGTCTGCGGGTCTGCGGGTCTGCGGGCGGCGAGGCGGGCAGGCGATTGCGTCTGCCCGCCTCGCTGTCTGCCCACCCCTCCCTCTCGCTGTCTCCCCGCCCCGTCGTTTCCCTCCCACCCCCCTGGGTTGCCAAGTTAGTGATTGGCCACTAACTTCGAACCATGGCAAGGATGAGTGCGGAAGAGCGGCGCGAGAGCGTCATCCGGGCGGCGATGAGCGAATTCGCCCGGGGCGGCTACTACGGGACCTCCACCGAGGCGATCGCCAAGCGGGTCGGGGT contains these protein-coding regions:
- the rpmG gene encoding 50S ribosomal protein L33, encoding MAATDVRPKITLACVECKERNYITKKNRRNNPDRLEMKKHCPRCNSHTAHRETR
- a CDS encoding MaoC family dehydratase translates to MAAQIQYDEVEVGTELPAASFPVTRATLVQYAGASGDFNPIHWNEKFATEVGLPDVIAHGMFTMAEAIRVVTDWVGDPGAVVEYGVRFTKPVVVPNDGQGALIEVTAKVAAKLDDNRVRVDLTAMSAGQKVLGMSRAVVALA
- a CDS encoding MaoC family dehydratase N-terminal domain-containing protein; translated protein: MALDQSFVGRSYPPTDPYEVGREKIREFAVAVGDTNPVYTDPDAAKAFGHLDVIAPPTFVFAITFAAASQVVEDPQLGLDYSRVVHRDQNFAYARPVRAGDRLTVTSTIESVKVLAGNDIIDIRGEVHDENGEHVVTAWTKLVSRAPEPEADPATAATEEA